The DNA region GATACAATTTGGAAAGGTTCTGACGCCCCATCAGATACAAAATAATGAAGTGGTAATACCGGGGAGGCATTGACCGGCACTCCCCCAAAACAGGCACCAAAGACCATTAACCCACAAGCTATTCGCCCCAGGTAACTCATCAAGCCGCCGCTACCCGATTCCGGCCATTGGCTTTCGCGGCGTAGAGAGCAGAATCAACACGTGCAAATAAACTCACCAATCCTTCCCCTTCAAGCTGTTCGGCAACACCGATGCTGGCGGTAATTCTAATCAGCTCCCCTTCCAGCCGGATGTTGTCCAGGGCTAAGGCATGGCGGAGCTTTTCTGCAACACGGACGCCAGCATCGCACGCAGTATTTTTTAGCAGAACCATAAACTCATCAGTTCCCCAGTAGGACAATACATCACCTTCACGCAGGTGCTTATCAAGGAGAGCCGCCGTTTCCAACACCAATCTATCGCATCCCATACGGCCATGGCGCTCACGTACCTCCGGATACTGATCGAGCGCCAGGAAAATAACACAAACCGGTGTGCGATTACGTAATGATTCGCAAATAGCCTGCTCAAACAACAAGCCAAACGCATGGCGATTCAGCAAGCCGGTCAGCGAGTCGCGCTCAGCTACATGATCCAGGCGTTGGTAAAACTGCCTAATCACCAGGAAGCTAACCGCGGATACCGCCAGGATTGCCAATACGCCAACGGCCAAATTGCGCAAGATCCACTCATGATCACCCCAGGCAGTGATGACAAATGCCGGGGACAAAATCAATGCCAACCACACCAGCAATGCATATTTACGACAAAAGACGGAGAGCATATGAGGTACCTCCACCTGAGGGATGCCACCCAAGTCTAGCAAACCTTCGCCCGCCCTACGACTTGCCAACCGCCCCCCATAAAACAGAGCCCCCTGATC from Cellvibrio japonicus Ueda107 includes:
- a CDS encoding GGDEF domain-containing protein → MLSVFCRKYALLVWLALILSPAFVITAWGDHEWILRNLAVGVLAILAVSAVSFLVIRQFYQRLDHVAERDSLTGLLNRHAFGLLFEQAICESLRNRTPVCVIFLALDQYPEVRERHGRMGCDRLVLETAALLDKHLREGDVLSYWGTDEFMVLLKNTACDAGVRVAEKLRHALALDNIRLEGELIRITASIGVAEQLEGEGLVSLFARVDSALYAAKANGRNRVAAA